A portion of the Epinephelus moara isolate mb chromosome 4, YSFRI_EMoa_1.0, whole genome shotgun sequence genome contains these proteins:
- the LOC126388640 gene encoding uncharacterized protein LOC126388640 isoform X1, with protein sequence MWTGGPEDQRTCGQVDQRTGGPEDMWTGGPEDMWTGGPEDRWTGGPEDMWTDGPEDQRTCGQVDRRTCGQVDQRTCGPEDMWTGGPEDMWTGGHVDQRTCGQMDQKTCGPENMWTGGPEDMWTREHVDRWTRGHVDRWTREHVDQKTCGPEDMWTDGSEDMWTGGPENMWTGGPEDMWTDGPQDMWTDGPEDIWTDGPEDMWTDGPEDSEGEHIRWLLEKK encoded by the exons ATGTGGACAGGTGGACCGGAGGACCAGAGGACATGTGGACAGGTGGACCAGAGGACAGGTGGACCGGAGGACATGTGGACAG GTGGACCAGAGGACATGTGGACAGGTGGACCAGAGGACAGGTGGACCGGAGGACCAGAGGACATGTGGACAGATGGACCGGAGGACCAGAGGACATGTGGACAGGTGGACCGGAGGACATGTGGACAGGTGGACCAGAGGACATGTGGACCGGAGGACATGTGGACAGGTGGACCAGAGGACATGTGGACCGGAGGACATGTGGACCAGAGGACATGTGGACAGATGGACCAGAAGACATGTGGACCAGAGAACATGTGGACAGGTGGACCAGAGGACATGTGGACCAGAGAACATGTGGACAGGTGGACCAGAGGACATGTGGACAGGTGGACCAGAGAACATGTGGACCAGAAAACATGTGGACCAGAGGACATGTGGACAGATGGATCAGAGGACATGTGGACAGGTGGACCAGAGAACATGTGGACAGGTGGACCAGAGGACATGTGGACAGATGGACCACAGGACATGTGGACAGATGGACCAGAGGACATCTGGACAGATGGACCAGAGGACATGTGGACAGATGGACCAGAGGACAGTGAAGGTGAACATATCAGATGGCTGCTGGAGAAGAAATGA
- the LOC126388640 gene encoding uncharacterized protein LOC126388640 isoform X3 produces MWTGGPEDMWTGGPEDRWTGGPEDMWTDGPEDQRTCGQVDRRTCGQVDQRTCGPEDMWTGGPEDMWTGGHVDQRTCGQMDQKTCGPENMWTGGPEDMWTREHVDRWTRGHVDRWTREHVDQKTCGPEDMWTDGSEDMWTGGPENMWTGGPEDMWTDGPQDMWTDGPEDIWTDGPEDMWTDGPEDSEGEHIRWLLEKK; encoded by the exons ATGTGGACAG GTGGACCAGAGGACATGTGGACAGGTGGACCAGAGGACAGGTGGACCGGAGGACCAGAGGACATGTGGACAGATGGACCGGAGGACCAGAGGACATGTGGACAGGTGGACCGGAGGACATGTGGACAGGTGGACCAGAGGACATGTGGACCGGAGGACATGTGGACAGGTGGACCAGAGGACATGTGGACCGGAGGACATGTGGACCAGAGGACATGTGGACAGATGGACCAGAAGACATGTGGACCAGAGAACATGTGGACAGGTGGACCAGAGGACATGTGGACCAGAGAACATGTGGACAGGTGGACCAGAGGACATGTGGACAGGTGGACCAGAGAACATGTGGACCAGAAAACATGTGGACCAGAGGACATGTGGACAGATGGATCAGAGGACATGTGGACAGGTGGACCAGAGAACATGTGGACAGGTGGACCAGAGGACATGTGGACAGATGGACCACAGGACATGTGGACAGATGGACCAGAGGACATCTGGACAGATGGACCAGAGGACATGTGGACAGATGGACCAGAGGACAGTGAAGGTGAACATATCAGATGGCTGCTGGAGAAGAAATGA
- the LOC126388640 gene encoding uncharacterized protein LOC126388640 isoform X2, with product MWTGGPEDQRTCGQVDQRTGGPEDMWTGGPEDRWTGGPEDMWTDGPEDQRTCGQVDRRTCGQVDQRTCGPEDMWTGGPEDMWTGGHVDQRTCGQMDQKTCGPENMWTGGPEDMWTREHVDRWTRGHVDRWTREHVDQKTCGPEDMWTDGSEDMWTGGPENMWTGGPEDMWTDGPQDMWTDGPEDIWTDGPEDMWTDGPEDSEGEHIRWLLEKK from the exons ATGTGGACAGGTGGACCGGAGGACCAGAGGACATGTGGACAGGTGGACCAGAGGACAGGTGGACCGGAGGACATGTGGACAG GTGGACCAGAGGACAGGTGGACCGGAGGACCAGAGGACATGTGGACAGATGGACCGGAGGACCAGAGGACATGTGGACAGGTGGACCGGAGGACATGTGGACAGGTGGACCAGAGGACATGTGGACCGGAGGACATGTGGACAGGTGGACCAGAGGACATGTGGACCGGAGGACATGTGGACCAGAGGACATGTGGACAGATGGACCAGAAGACATGTGGACCAGAGAACATGTGGACAGGTGGACCAGAGGACATGTGGACCAGAGAACATGTGGACAGGTGGACCAGAGGACATGTGGACAGGTGGACCAGAGAACATGTGGACCAGAAAACATGTGGACCAGAGGACATGTGGACAGATGGATCAGAGGACATGTGGACAGGTGGACCAGAGAACATGTGGACAGGTGGACCAGAGGACATGTGGACAGATGGACCACAGGACATGTGGACAGATGGACCAGAGGACATCTGGACAGATGGACCAGAGGACATGTGGACAGATGGACCAGAGGACAGTGAAGGTGAACATATCAGATGGCTGCTGGAGAAGAAATGA